Genomic segment of Eupeodes corollae chromosome 2, idEupCoro1.1, whole genome shotgun sequence:
TTTCCCCTGAACAATGCGCAGTAAGAAATTGGATTACGCTTTCTGTATTAATAAGAGCAGCAAACGTGCTAAAATGAGTAAAGTTTGTTATACCCGAATGAGGTATTTGGCTTTCGAGCTCGTCAATTTAGCTTTGTGGATTTCTTAATCAATTCGGGAATGACCTCTATACGACTGCTTGGTCGTGGCTTTATGTCGGCAACTAAAAGTTCCTACTAGTTTTTTATGTTGCCGGCCATTAAATCACTTTGTATTGCCCAGGTCTATGGGTGGATCAAAAATGTATAGTTGCTTTGGGTTGCCGACAGAGAAGTTACGCGAGAAACTTTAACTTCCCACGGCACATTTAACTGCAAAATGGAGTCGCAATACTTTTATGCTGTAAGTATTGcgaaagtagaaaataaattcaCGATGAAGTGACGTCAGTAGAGTTTTAGTGAGAACCACATTTAGCATTActgaaactgatttttttttaaattaaaacttaaaattcgaCATTTTTTTAGGGACTAAATACATATGCATGTACATAATTCTGTTGTAAAACAAGTTTTACATGTTATATTTGGCTTGAAGCTGCCTCGAATTTTCCTAAAATGCATACCTACTCTTAAACCATTTAAAGAGCAAAACATGCAAACAGTTACTGAAATTCAGAACatctaaaataaagaaaaccacCGATCATAACGATAGTAACTTTAACAGTAAATTcgaataaaagtttttctttgcaATGTTTTTCTTCCAACTTACAAATATTAAGATATTCACATGctgtttaaaaactaatttattatttttcagtagtaagataaattttgatatcatatatttgattttaaaatattgtaaactctGTAACTTTATCTTtgccaataaaaataaaatatctatctatataaCTAACAGTTTCAATTTGCTTTATAAACCTATTTAAGCTCTATAtcatacttaaatttaaaaaagcggATCgactacattttaaaaatggttactattttttaagtaaacaaattgacaaattttagaattcgaaaaattcctttttttgttaaaaattatgaagaCAACGAAAACTAAACAAAGTATTCGCAAAACATTTCCGTATTTACATAATTTCTTGTGTAAATGTTATAAGCTTCCAAAGAATATAATAACTTGGATTTTCGATGTTTGATCAAACCAAAAAACTACAAAAGGAAGGTAGTTTTATGTTGGTCATGTATCTTATGTCTGTTTTATTTCAGAACTCTATACTGTTTGCGACTAAATCTTATTAAATGTAAAACATCAAGTTCCTTACGTCTTACAATTTCATGTTATATTCTAGTTTCACtccctttttattaaatactatTATCTATAAGAAAAATTTCCTATATTGGGTTTTGGTCTAGGTGCAAGCAACAAAAGTTTTAACCGTGTTAAGttttacttaaaagaaaatatctggaTCGTTGCATTTTAATGCCATTTGCTTTAAGATGACCAGAATCCATAAAATAGGTTCTTAACAATTATTTGTAAACGACATTGCATTAGTCTATATTTTCACTGTTATAAACTGTATTCTAGATGAATAGCTTATTACATTTCGTGCTTACAttgtgttgtatttttgtaaacttattATAAAGTaatatacaaaacttttataatgtTATACGAATTGTTTAACCGCCTCAAGAAGTGAAAAATCCTCcctcaaaaaaattgcactgTATTCTTCTTTAACACCAATGTGGGATTTTTGACTCTATTATTTCCGTAAACCCTAAATACCATTGTACTTTagagaaaaaattatattgtaaaaaaagaCACATTTTTGATCAAGAAGAAtacaatatttatgaaaaattgtttccgacagttttgtttgtttatctttAAGGCATTCCGTAACGAAAaagccaaaatattttttctaatagttattgttaaaattaaatacaaattaaaaaacgcaCTGCTTACCAGTGTAAATCTAACAAAATCTAGgccacaaattgaaaatttaacgtTTGATACTGTATAATTGCAAGTCTATGTCTGGAGAATAAAACGAGGAAATAGTGTCATATATTTGTATGGGGCGCTATCCTCTACATTATTACAATTAAAGGTGTCTTGAAATTATCTTTTCTCGGAAAAACCaaacgaaaatttggtaaaattaaaaacttttctaaGGATTCAATTGACTTCAATTCTGATTTTTAGCTCTACCAAAATCAGTAGAGAGCCTTGTGTGACTTTTCTCTCTGAAATGTATCAATTTTCCATTTTCAGTGAAAGCTGAATTTTTCTTCATTCATACCAACAACAGcaccaaaaaacaatttttgtttgttattatgaGGTCTTTAATTTAAACATGTTCAATCCAAACAAAAGTCCGAAACatccttttaaaataattgtatcgtCATACTAATGGTATACAAATACAGACAGCAAATGTCAAGCATTGATGAAAAATCGATAATTTTCTCTTTGTACTGTAAAAAAAAGCTCTAACAACGAAAAGGTGGAATAGTTAATAAACtaaatgcattttgtttttctcaagaCCTTAAgatactttattattattttatgcttACTtctaaatatttctaataaacatgataaaaacgtaaaatacaaaattttgttcaacaaataatttagatTGGGGTTGGGGTGTTTAGGGTAACTAAGGAACAATATCGCAAGAAATGGGGAAATACAATAGCTTGTCAAAGAAATCCAGACTAGATCAATTACTTTTTGGGTAGATAATACTTCTTATGtttctaattttatataatttgttacACTCTTATGAATTACTGTTAATTTGTGTTGAAAACCACTAAAAGGCGCTGGCTGATGCAACTTATGCTTCAGATACACTTGCACTCGGCTAGTAACCTTTCAGGCGATCAGCCAGAGGCGGTTTGTCGATTTTGGGTGCATTCGCTCGAGCCAAACGCATTCTCTCTGCAGCCTTGGCTAACCTTTTAACCCGCTCCTCAGGTGTTTCGCTTGCCCTTCTTAGCCGTTGTCTAGCTGCATTTTTCATCAGTCTTAGGGCTCTTTGTACTTCGTTCTCATTTTGACGTCGAACACGGTTAGCTTCGGCATTTTTCGCTAAACGGGCTTTATATTCATCGTCACTCTCCTTCGAGCGTTTGTCTCTCATTCTGGCTGCGTTCCTTGCTAAGCGTCGTTCTCTAGCTTCAGGCGATTCATTCCATCTGGTACGTGTTTTAACGTTCTGATAGGTATCCAAGTTAAGAAGAGTCGACGAATAGTTGTAGTCGAAACGAGAATTATGGAAAGCCTGAGGATTTTGCTGCAGATTATGGGAATGAGATTCAATATCAGTGGCGTATTCGGCCTTCACAAGCTCCGTCGAGTGTCCGTGCGGTGTAGTTGCAGGATTTATAATGACAATATGGTGTTCAACGCCACCACCTCCACCTGACATCTGAGAAAAAATTTTCCccacaagaacaaaaaaaagtaaaagtcccCAATCACTTTAATCTTTCCACTGCGCCCAAAGTGCACCGTTTACGTGAGTTTATCATTgaaactttataatttttttttttaatttctatctaACTTTAATGATAATAATAGATTGAAAAACGAGAGATCAAATCCTTACTTTTGGTggcaaaattaagaaaacgatttttgtttttttttttctctcaacCCTTTTTGTTAGTGGCGATACACACAAGCGCACACGTACGAATTTaacgaattttgacagttttattggATGGGTGTTTTTTAATAGCTATTGTAAGGGGTTTTTGGGGGTGGTTTGGAAACTTTTGAATGAGAAGTTTTGTGGAGTTTTTTAGATTGGGTGCTATTagaaaaatagtaataaattaaacttaccaTTCAGTACAATTGCTTGAAAGcggtaagtttaaaaaaattattattcgcTGAAGTTACAACACTCGCgtgcgaataaaaataaaaacataacaaatacCGACAGATTCGGTTTGAATGTCATTTCATCAAGAAATACGATCTTACGATATAATTTCAGATAAGGCTGAACACACATCTCGGTTTATTCGGTTACTCTacttattttgatttgttgagGATATAAACCATTGTCATACCAAATTACTTTAAATCGAACAGCAATGTTGACGTGGTGGAATAGTCTAATGTAATTTTTGATTAGTGACAATTAAAATGGAAGAATTTGATTTACGTAAGATgataaattgaatgttttttccGTTAAAAAGGAAACATTCTTGTGATCGATTAAGCAATGATATTCAACATAAAAGAACAAGGAAAACAAGAATATTATCACAAGACATTCAATTGGTACtttaatttagatattttattagaaccactttaaaattttaccatggCAACAGGGTATAATAATGGTAAAACATTTCTCATTTATGCAGTAATGCTGATTCTGTATGCAAGTTTGTCTGTGTCGTAGTCTATTGAATCGTGCTGGTTTTTAGTGGTTATTGTTACttcacaaatttaattcaaggcaACTTTCATTATTGTTGATTTACAAGCTCAAAATCATCTTCTAATctttaatacatatttttttcaaatgggtatagtttacttttaaaaagagTTAACACTTATTCCAAAACTTATTTTCGTCGAGTAGGTGTTAAATGCTTAAAAATTTAAGCGAAAGGATTTAAAAGCCATTCGTCAACTAAATTATAACACAATTATTTATTACGcaataaacaaatgttttctaTGATTCatcttttcttcaatttctaaataatttaatttatgaaatgttttattatttatctcatTAATTTGTATAAAGATTTTCAAGGAGTTAAGAGCAGCGGTGCAATTGACTAAGATGATTTTTGATAAACGACAATCAAAACTAACGAATTTGATCTATGTAAGGTTCAAAGTCAAAAAGCTGTCACATAACAAAAATGTCATAGCcaacaaatgtgttttttacTAAAtggagctaccagacgcttacacaatcGACTTAAAAATTGTCTCAGTGGGCTATCAAAATGTGATACTTACTTATCCGATTCCACCAAAGGTTCAATGTTGTTGAGTTATTCATTTTGTGATTCACCGttgtagaaatatttttttttcattttcaatattgGTAGTTTAAATGATCAACATTTCCCaacaattttcgtttttaaatgattttacatAACAATTgcttaaaatagtttaaacgAAAAGCTCACTACCAAACTCTGcttcgaagaagaagaaaaacaagaagtagaatttttggaaaaagtgcttcatttttttataatggtGTTAGTTTCTGCAAAGCTAAATGTATTCAAATAGGGATagtgtgatttatttttattttcttagtgtatttatttatcaagTGTATATTTAGaacttataaatttatttattttagttatcGTTTTTCTAattgattatattatttatattacttTGGAGAGTAGTataaaacatatatgtatatgaacgCACAAAACCCGAACATATGTCAAAACCCGAAAATAGGAGAGAATACAGAGGTGGTTACACTTTTTTACTTACTATAAACTGCTGTAACTGCTGTTTGCTTTaagattaatttgtattttctttaaaatttctttctgGAAGATGATGATAGGCGACAAATAAACATTGAGCTCGTTAAACAAGCATAGCTGATAACATTTTGGAATTAGCTTTCTAAATAAgcatcaaaaacttttaagtaaaattttcataaaaatcatttgatattttttgaaactaattaatatacaaataaatttgatcacgtttaactttttgaaaattcaaaaagtaaatactgctaatgttttcaaatcgcttattctattttaaaatttcagaaaaatcacttgagattttttaaacctaattaatatacaaataacTTTGATGGAACTTTTCACTTTCAAATACTGCTAATATTTTTGCAGTTGTTTATGCCATTTTAAAATCTACTCGACGTTTAAACAACGAGAATCCAATTCTCTtgccataaaataaataataattatagcaattttagagcgaagaaacatttatttctgttttaaatttattatcaaaattcactttttcacataAAACACACGccaaaatgaatgaatttgacatttcactctgttttttgttcaatgttacagtacttgttttttttgtgaattcctTTGATTTTAGTGTTCAAAtccaaaaagtactttgcatatatcCAAACTCGCACTAGCCCCAAATCCTATACTGAGCAATGCAGGTTGCAGGGGGACAGCATGTCCCCTTACATATCTCGCGGCTAGTACACCGTATtatcaattacaaaaaaaacttgttttagactcaaaaaacaaaatacaaaaagggTAGGCCGAAAAATAATGGCTTAACGGTGTTCCgtcgccttaatatttaaaatatgtccTATTGAGACCCCAACCTAACTTATAATACAAATCAAAGCTATTTGTGTAAAGCTTGGATAGAAGCATTCTCCATTTTTATCTTTACTCTGTCACATGTAAAAGTCAATCTATTATATTCCACTTTTTGAGCGCGGTTGAGTCAAACCAATCCTTCTTCAACTCTGGTTTAAGCGACCTTAAGCTTATGTCACTACACCCTTAAAAATAGAAGGTCCGTTCACGTTTACGACACACTTCAACCTGCTCTTGCAGATGTGCTGAATGTCTGATCTGATTCAGAAAACCATGCTTCCCCATCTAATTGGAAAAAATGCTCACAAAACTAGTTCTCGTGTGACATTTGAATGGAAATGGATGTCAAAATGCAtctatttgcattttataatttcatttaattttaatttccattttaCAAAACGgaaaactcaaatattttatttcatacatcAGCTAAACAAGGCGAAAATAATTATTCCATCAATTgtgttattatttatattttaagtacaagtgttttttgtgtttcgttaatttaaatcttggaaaaaatagGTGCGGAATACTCAAATAAGTTTGATTGTataacaaagaagaaaaattaaaaaaaaaccgaatgATATTTTAAAGTGCACAAGTACAAGaaactttttattacaaaagtacaattttttgtttcttggtcTTGTGCTGCCTGCTGCGGAGACGGCGACGGTGATGCTTTCCCACCGTTTTCGTTTCATATTTcgtttctttcattttcttcgTGTCGTTCGTGGTGTTCCACGGTATATAGAgtattaaaatcattaaaaattctaTTGTTGTACAAGTACATACATACCTCTAcattagtttgattttttttgtagatgtcGGTCGTGTGTCGTTctcgttgttgtcgttgtcgtcgacgGTCGACTATCCAATCACCACTTTTGGTTTTGGCTAGTAATtgactgaataaaaaaaaataaagaaggaaaATTACAATCATATCTATTTTATCCCCacattttttaagtgtttttcatttagcaataaaattgtgttttaatgAATTGTTTTACATTTACATTGAACGAGTATTAaagacgaaaataaataaaaactcgtTTGCCCGGAAAAGTCAACAACTTGTGGAGCAGCTAGTACATAGCATAGAGCATAGCGTTTCGTTTACTGATCCGATCCGATCTAATCCCAGAGGTATCTTTGGGATTTTGCAGTACTTTTAAGCTTCTTCGTCTACCTGTGAACTTAGCTTGTAGTAATTTCGTGTGCGGTAATTATTTTTGCTGGCAAAAAATAAACGCATAATTTGCATCAAGcaaatgaagaaaaatggaTGAAAATATGCAATTGTGTCGAATTTGCATATCAAATTCGGAATGTGCGACCATGATTCCGATATTCGGCGAAGATCTTTTGTGGAAGAAAATTACAATGCTAGCCGATGTAAAGGTACGTTTGGTTATCGTTTCTCTCCCTCTTTTTCTCTCGCCGACTTCGGCTCTAAATAGtgaatactaaaaatattgaattattgGATTATCTTTCACTATAATCTTTGGGTTTGCCTCTCGATCTGTTACGATCGATCGAGTCAACCATAAGCACCCACTTTTATTCATATTGGTATATTTacagttattatttattagctctttttgattgtgttttatttcaaattaaaattaaatattttgtatgtggcATATTTTTTAAACGCTAATGGGTATAATACTCGTATATTTGTTGTTAGGTTGAGAAGGGTGATACACTGCCGCAACAGGTGTGCATGGTGTGTGCAAAGTCGGTTGTCGGTGCgtgtatgttaaaaaaaaaatgcgaagACGCAGACAACTTCTTTCGCCATCATTTGCAAATGATGCGAAAAATGGAGCAATTCCAACGGGGTGATGGTGGCGGTGTTGATGTGATTACAATTTCTGAGGGCTCAGACCAAGATCCCAATGACGACAATGTGAATTTAGTTAATAGACATCTAATGACCGGCAGCAATATTGGCCTGCAGCTGATGAACGGAAATAATTCGAGTAGCAATGTCGGCGGCGGTGGAGCTTTACTTGAACAACAAATTGACAACAAGAACAGCTATGACATGAATTCGGTTCGTATGATGATGAACAATTTCTTGTTAGAACAGCAATCTAAGGAAGCTGATGCAATGGCAGCTGTTAATGGTTACCACAATGAAGGTGAATTCGCACCTCCATGTGATGCTTCCATGGACGATGATCAGTTGCCTTTGATTCCGGAAATCGAACTTATTACACCGAATGATGACGGTGGGACAGTGATGGATAGGCAACATATTGTCAATAGTCAACAACAAGGCTATCAATGCAGCGTATGTTATCAGATATTTGTAAGGAAGTTTTTACTAAAAGAGCATATGCAGAGCTGTCACGGCAGATCACCCCCGGTTTATGAGTGTACAAATTGTAAGAAGAGCTATTTGTACAAACGTTTTCTCGAAAAACATATTCGTAGGGGGCGTTGTGTTAAAAAGCGAAGGAATCAAACGTAAGTTTCAACTCTTTTGACACATTTACTTttacaatacaatttaaatgcaaatataaatcaaattaaatatacTACATTTATTGACttcattattttctttgtatttatattataattagcaaacaagTAAATATAATTCGGATTTAGTTTTGGCGTATTGCAACTTTCTTAAGTACATATAGTGTATCAAAGTAGAACTCTTACAAtactactatttttttatagtaaACGGGCaatcaaggggttattaataaccttaacatgtttaaagtttatcttattttgtttgttacaaAGTCTATtgcaatcttcttttttttttcaacaggtCTATGgtaattcaaattgttttactttaaatgaaaataactaaacgcaacattattttaagttaacttgtattaaagacaatttaaaattcaCATCATAGTTAAACAACATCCATTCGgctataaaaaaagaagacaaaatgagGCTAGTTATAACCGATCCGCCACCATGCTCTTTATTGGGTTTACGAAAAACATCTTTTTCATCTGAGCCTAAAAGGTTGAATTTGCTTTCATCGGTGAAAATAGATGTCTTCCAAGGGCtaaaatcaatctttttaaggtttttctttAGCGAAAGCAACTTCCTGGGTACAATcccgttatttttgttttattttgtaataatccGACaggctttctttttttctacgaatttcgtaaaaactcaaatattttatgtttgaaaaaattcacagtaaataaaaatagtggTACGAGTTTAAGTTTggggttttttttgttgaccaatcaaaaaatccttaaaataatttaacagtacatttgaatttatttttcttaagaaatcacGAGTAACAGTTTAAACTGTAAAATTactaaatctattttaaaatataatagttCCATATACATAATTTCTTCGTTTTCATAAAAACGaatgttttgtaaaagttttattttgatacacTATATAATTGAttctcaaaatgaaaatattattaaaaaaaaaaataaaaacattatatacTTCAAGGGATATAAGTAGGAAGGCTATACTGCGCCTAATAATATGAACAGTATGCCAACCTTATCGCTAGTGCCAACTACCAACaattaatagtttaaaaatattaaaacatattttcaagcGGCAGTAAccggaaaaaaaactttttaaggtGATATAGGCGGTCATTGAAGCCACACCAATATCACACAAATATGATCcgaaacaaatttgtatcaat
This window contains:
- the LOC129947549 gene encoding uncharacterized protein LOC129947549 — encoded protein: MSGGGGGVEHHIVIINPATTPHGHSTELVKAEYATDIESHSHNLQQNPQAFHNSRFDYNYSSTLLNLDTYQNVKTRTRWNESPEARERRLARNAARMRDKRSKESDDEYKARLAKNAEANRVRRQNENEVQRALRLMKNAARQRLRRASETPEERVKRLAKAAERMRLARANAPKIDKPPLADRLKGY